The Streptomyces sp. HUAS CB01 genome has a segment encoding these proteins:
- a CDS encoding helix-turn-helix transcriptional regulator, with protein MTGAGGMVRTQPRTPVPPTTGGAVHTLAGPSATTGAGGAVHTQPRTQAPPTPGGGVVRTEFRTRSAEEAGRFLGDAYGLSLRLRAAADGPEYSLLRTDAGAFAGGAVSLPARMEFTTHEVTALTVVTMSAGLFERSAAGVDERFTAGDVLLVRPGGRPCFARHTETRCTTVNLSAALLTEAAATADPRHPGLPRFLRSIPSDAPLARLWTRTQDFVAETLASGLTSNLVLGQAGRLLAATALTVFPNTATAGGPSPENGTRDASPGTLRRAIAFIDANAHTDISLADIAAAVYVTPRALQYAFRGHAETTPLTYLRRVRLAHAHADLKAADPGAGATVAAIATRWGFAHQGRFAAAYRRMYGRSPGATLRG; from the coding sequence ATGACGGGCGCCGGCGGCATGGTGCGCACGCAACCGCGCACCCCGGTGCCCCCGACAACCGGCGGCGCGGTACACACGCTCGCCGGACCGTCCGCCACCACCGGAGCCGGCGGCGCGGTACACACGCAGCCGCGCACCCAGGCACCACCGACACCCGGCGGCGGCGTGGTGCGCACGGAGTTCCGCACCCGCAGCGCGGAGGAAGCCGGACGGTTCCTCGGCGACGCCTACGGACTGAGCCTGCGGCTGCGGGCCGCGGCGGACGGGCCCGAGTACAGCCTGCTCCGTACGGACGCGGGAGCCTTCGCCGGCGGCGCGGTCTCCCTGCCCGCCCGCATGGAGTTCACCACGCACGAGGTCACCGCCCTGACCGTCGTCACGATGTCCGCCGGGCTCTTCGAGCGCAGCGCGGCCGGAGTGGACGAGCGGTTCACGGCGGGCGACGTCCTCCTCGTACGCCCCGGCGGTCGGCCCTGCTTCGCCCGCCACACCGAGACCCGCTGCACGACGGTGAACCTGTCGGCCGCGCTGCTCACCGAGGCGGCCGCCACCGCCGACCCCCGGCATCCGGGACTCCCCCGCTTCCTCCGCTCGATCCCCTCGGACGCCCCGCTCGCCCGCCTGTGGACGCGCACCCAGGACTTCGTCGCGGAGACGCTCGCCTCCGGGCTCACCTCGAACCTGGTGCTCGGTCAGGCGGGCCGGCTGCTGGCCGCCACGGCTCTGACGGTCTTCCCCAACACCGCGACCGCCGGCGGTCCGTCGCCGGAGAACGGCACCCGGGACGCCTCACCCGGCACTTTGCGCCGGGCGATCGCCTTCATCGACGCCAACGCCCACACCGACATCTCCCTGGCCGACATCGCCGCCGCCGTGTACGTCACCCCCCGTGCCCTGCAGTACGCCTTCCGTGGCCACGCCGAGACCACTCCGCTGACCTATCTGCGGCGGGTCCGGCTGGCCCACGCACACGCCGACCTCAAGGCCGCCGATCCGGGGGCCGGTGCCACCGTCGCCGCCATCGCCACCCGGTGGGGCTTCGCGCACCAGGGCCGATTCGCCGCCGCCTACCGCCGGATGTACGGGAGGAGCCCCGGCGCCACCCTCCGCGGCTGA
- a CDS encoding phospholipase, whose product MRRRSALPLAALALALPAVLIPAGTASAAPADKPQVLSSWTQTSASSYNAWAAARANQGAWSAYGFDWTTDYCSSSPDNPFGFPFRMSCARHDFGYRNYKAAGTFSAHKARLDSAFYEDLKRVCARYSGATRTSCNGTAWTYYQAVSVFGYKAPEKAPAA is encoded by the coding sequence ATGCGTCGCCGTTCTGCCCTTCCGCTCGCCGCACTCGCCCTGGCGCTCCCCGCCGTTCTGATTCCGGCCGGGACCGCCTCAGCCGCCCCCGCAGACAAGCCCCAGGTGCTCAGCTCCTGGACCCAGACCAGCGCGTCCAGCTACAACGCCTGGGCGGCCGCCCGGGCCAATCAGGGCGCCTGGAGCGCCTACGGCTTCGACTGGACCACGGACTACTGCTCCTCCTCGCCCGACAATCCGTTCGGCTTCCCTTTTCGGATGTCATGTGCACGACATGACTTCGGATACCGGAACTACAAGGCCGCAGGAACGTTCAGCGCCCACAAGGCCCGACTCGACTCGGCCTTCTACGAGGACCTGAAGCGCGTGTGCGCCCGCTACTCGGGCGCCACCCGCACCTCGTGCAACGGCACGGCCTGGACCTACTACCAGGCCGTGTCGGTCTTCGGGTACAAGGCGCCGGAGAAGGCCCCGGCCGCGTAA